A section of the Tachysurus fulvidraco isolate hzauxx_2018 chromosome 7, HZAU_PFXX_2.0, whole genome shotgun sequence genome encodes:
- the cbx7a gene encoding chromobox homolog 7a: protein MELSSIGEQVFAVESITKKRVRKGNVEYLLKWQGWPPKYSTWEPEDNILDPRLVLAFEEKEERDRAQAHRRKGLRPRRLVLRNIYTMELRSAQKTLEKAAPRFRLSLTRSTGVGLQQNGRRCRNGEGGVYHRLLKRRSRQCVSKPTESAESPRQRTLTLEKEAVEEEDEENEWEKEEEQQEKKKKKVEKGEHHGIPNVEEMPEDDAPCIQEAVLTEGKPEHYASSSDCEVAPPSTEISSATTATERPASTTTTNTHEHEPITDDLGGGVSQNTPITDKSLKSSSGAGVITDRVQNRASVITVRHLIDRFVQDEQRQTGETDSKAKRETDKEEVTAECTATLQVRTNESQSSECTPHPGKVIVTNVTVNSLTVTFKEAMTPEGFFSSSGLQV, encoded by the exons GTACAGCACATGGGAACCAGAAGATAACATCCTGGACCCTCGGCTTGTACTTGCCTTTGAGGAGAA ggAGGAGCGGGACAGAGCACAGGCTCACAGAAGGAAAGGCCTGAGGCCCCGCAGACTCGTCTTACGG AACATCTACACTATGGAGCTCCGAAGTGCCCAGAAAACGTTGGAGAAAGCCGCTCCCCGGTTCCGCCTGTCACTCACTCGCTCCACTGGGGTGGGGCTACAGCAGAATGGGCGGCGCTGCAGGAACGGTGAGGGCGGGGTCTATCACCGCCTTTTGAAACGCAGAAGCAGGCAGTGTGTGTCCAAACCGACGGAAAGTGCAGAATCTCCACGGCAACGAACACTGACCCTTGAGAAAGAAGcagtggaggaggaggatgaggagaatGAGtgggagaaagaggaggagcagcaggagaagaagaaaaagaaggtggAAAAAGGGGAGCATCATGGCATTCCTAATG TCGAGGAGATGCCAGAAGACGATGCCCCCTGTATACAGGAAGCTGTCCTCACAGAAGGGAAACCAGAACACTATGCGTCCTCCTCAGACTGTGAGGTGGCCCCACCCAGCACTGAGATCAGTTCAGCTACTACAGCAACGGAGCGACCAGCGAGCACTactaccacaaacacacacgagcacGAGCCAATCACAGACGATTTAGGGGGCGGAGTCTCCCAAAATACACCTATCACTGACAAATCACTGAAAAGCAGCTCAGGAGCAGGTGTGATCACAGACAGGGTCCAAAATCGAGCCTCGGTGATCACGGTGAGACATCTGATTGACAGGTTTGTGCAGGatgagcagagacagacaggtgagacagacagcaaggccaagagagagacagacaaggaaGAGGTCACGGCTGAGTGCACCGCCACCTTACAGGTCAGAACTAATGAGTCTCAGTCGTCTGAGTGCACACCGCATCCTGGGAAGGTGATCGTGACTAACGTGACGGTTAACTCTCTAACGGTGACATTTAAAGAGGCAATGACGCCCGAAGGGTTTTTCAGCAGCTCCGGGCTGCAGGTCTGA